From Heteronotia binoei isolate CCM8104 ecotype False Entrance Well chromosome 12, APGP_CSIRO_Hbin_v1, whole genome shotgun sequence, the proteins below share one genomic window:
- the PAXX gene encoding protein PAXX isoform X2, with protein MAPAGKFRVVQHEGQRFLCFCSENSVPRLHVTNACEFWSCDVALDKLDRQVSQSGLNSSCDDSIVKFREAFEYQTPALTIHDSKATLQFQDSRQTLTFDLFKVSLSEARKLAQDLIFGLVEQVEKLEKHVKEGALVSAGTLPLGSPEKNTLKSQSLFSPVKRHLLG; from the exons ATGGCTCCGGCCGGGAAGTTCCGCGTTGTGCAGCACGAAGGACAGCGGTTCCTCTGCTTTTGCAGCGAAAACTCCGTCCCCAGGCTCCA TGTCACAAATGCTTGCGAGTTCTGGAGCTGTGATGTTGCTTTGGATAAACTGGACAGACAG GTATCTCAGAGTGGGCTGAATTCTTCGTGTGATGACAGTATTGTTAAATTCAG AGAAGCCTTTGAGTATCAAACTCCTGCACTGACCATACATGACAGCAAGGCCACCTTGCAGTTCCAAGACAGCAGACAAACTTTGACCTTTGACTTGTTCaaagtctctctctctgaagCGAGGAAACTAGCTCAGGATCTGATTTTTGGCTTGGTGGAACAGGTGGAGAAGCTGGAAAAACATGTCAAAG agggtGCCCTTGTGAGTGCTGGTACTTTGCCCCTTGGTAGCCCTGAGAAGAATACTCTGAAAAGCCAATCCCTCTTTTCTCCAG TAAAAAGACACCTACTGGGGTAG
- the TMEM141 gene encoding transmembrane protein 141, producing the protein MVNLGLWRVDDEVAAKHPGLQEYAACQSFAFMKGIGTFIAGSGMTFALQMFSRKRRYSFQWNILVSLVVGSVASYAVTRWETQKCSNLWIFLETAEPVQDVAKEKVPTQDSKEKTQMGEKKNKYGDVVN; encoded by the exons ATGGTGAACTTGGGGCTGTGGCGGGTGGACGATGAAGTGGCGGCCAAGCACCCG GGGCTGCAGGAATATGCTGCCTGCCAATCGTTTGCTTTTATGAAGGGCATTGGCACCTTTATTGCAG GCTCCGGGATGACCTTTGCCCTTCAGATGTTCAGCCGGAAGAGGCGTTACTCGTTCCAGTGGAATATTCTTGTTTCCTTGG TTGTGGGTTCAGTTGCCAGCTATGCAGTGACCCGGTGGGAAACACAGAAGTGCTCTAATTTATGGATCTTCCTGGAGACTGCAGAGCCTGTCCAGGATGTGGCCAAAG AGAAAGTGCCCACTCAAGATTCCAAAGAGAAAACACAGATGGGAGAGAAAAAGAACAAGTATGGAGATGTTGTGAATTAG
- the PAXX gene encoding protein PAXX isoform X1, translating to MAPAGKFRVVQHEGQRFLCFCSENSVPRLHVTNACEFWSCDVALDKLDRQVSQSGLNSSCDDSIVKFREAFEYQTPALTIHDSKATLQFQDSRQTLTFDLFKVSLSEARKLAQDLIFGLVEQVEKLEKHVKEGALVSAGTLPLGSPEKNTLKSQSLFSPELSPLKGQGGASTGQAASKKRMPGESLINPGFKSKKTPTGVDFEEV from the exons ATGGCTCCGGCCGGGAAGTTCCGCGTTGTGCAGCACGAAGGACAGCGGTTCCTCTGCTTTTGCAGCGAAAACTCCGTCCCCAGGCTCCA TGTCACAAATGCTTGCGAGTTCTGGAGCTGTGATGTTGCTTTGGATAAACTGGACAGACAG GTATCTCAGAGTGGGCTGAATTCTTCGTGTGATGACAGTATTGTTAAATTCAG AGAAGCCTTTGAGTATCAAACTCCTGCACTGACCATACATGACAGCAAGGCCACCTTGCAGTTCCAAGACAGCAGACAAACTTTGACCTTTGACTTGTTCaaagtctctctctctgaagCGAGGAAACTAGCTCAGGATCTGATTTTTGGCTTGGTGGAACAGGTGGAGAAGCTGGAAAAACATGTCAAAG agggtGCCCTTGTGAGTGCTGGTACTTTGCCCCTTGGTAGCCCTGAGAAGAATACTCTGAAAAGCCAATCCCTCTTTTCTCCAG AACTAAGTCCCCTCAAAGGCCAGGGTGGAGCCAGCACAGGGCAAGCAGCAAGTAAAAAGAGGATGCCTGGAGAGTCCCTCATTAATCCTGGATTCAAGAG TAAAAAGACACCTACTGGGGTAGATTTTGAAGAGGTCTGA